In Tamandua tetradactyla isolate mTamTet1 chromosome 7, mTamTet1.pri, whole genome shotgun sequence, the following are encoded in one genomic region:
- the LOC143691779 gene encoding tubulin alpha-1C chain isoform X2 yields MPSDKTIGGGDDSFNTFFSETGAGKHVPRAVFVDLEPTVIDEVRTGTYRQLFHPEQLITGKEDAANNYARGHYTIGKEIIDLVLDRIRKLADQCTGLQGFLVFHSFGGGTGSGFTSLLMERLSVDYGKKSKLEFSIYPAPQVSTAVVEPYNSILTTHTTLEHSDCAFMVDNEAIYDICRRNLDIERPTYTNLNRLISQIVSSITASLRFDGALNVDLTEFQTNLVPYPRIHFPLATYAPVISAEKAYHEQLTVAEITNACFEPANQMVKCDPRHGKYMACCLLYRGDVVPKDVNAAIATIKTKRTIQFVDWCPTGFKVGINYQPPTVVPGGDLAKVQRAVCMLSNTTAIAEAWARLDHKFDLMYAKRAFVHWYVGEGMEEGEFSEAREDMAALEKDYEEVGADSGEGEDEGEEY; encoded by the exons ATGCCAAGTGACAAGACCATTGGCGGAGGAGATGACTCCTTCAACACCTTCTTCAGTGAGACAGGCGCCGGCAAGCATGTGCCCAGGGCAGTGTTTGTAGATCTGGAACCCACGGTcattg aTGAAGTCCGCACTGGCACCTACCGCCAGCTCTTCCACCCTGAGCAGCTCATCACAGGCAAGGAAGATGCTGCCAATAACTATGCCCGTGGGCACTACACCATTGGCAAGGAGATCATTGACCTGGTTCTGGACAGAATTCGTAAGCTG GCTGACCAGTGCACAGGTCTTCAGGGCTTCTTGGTTTTCCACAGCTTTGGTGGGGGAACCGGTTCTGGGTTCACCTCCCTGCTGATGGAACGTCTCTCTGTCGATTACGGCAAGAAGTCCAAATTGGAGTTCTCCATTTACCCAGCCCCCCAGGTCTCCACGGCTGTAGTTGAGCCCTACAACTCCATCCTCACCACCCACACCACCCTAGAGCACTCAGATTGTGCCTTCATGGTAGACAATGAGGCCATCTATGACATCTGTCGTAGGAACCTTGATATCGAGCGCCCAACCTACACCAATCTTAATCGCCTTATTAGCCAGATCGTGTCCTCCATCACTGCTTCCCTCAGGTTTGATGGTGCCCTGAATGTGGATCTGACAGAATTCCAGACCAACCTGGTTCCCTATCCCCGCATCCACTTTCCTCTGGCCACATATGCCCCCGTCATCTCTGCTGAGAAAGCCTACCATGAACAGCTTACTGTAGCAGAGATTACCAATGCTTGCTTTGAGCCAGCCAACCAGATGgtgaaatgtgaccctcgccACGGTAAATACATGGCTTGCTGCCTGCTGTACCGTGGTGACGTGGTTCCCAAAGACGTCAATGCTGCCATTGCCACCATCAAGACCAAGCGCACCATCCAGTTTGTGGATTGGTGTCCCACTGGCTTCAAGGTTGGCATTAATTACCAGCCTCCCACTGTGGTACCTGGTGGTGACCTGGCCAAGGTCCAGCGAGCTGTGTGCATGCTGAGCAACACCACAGCCATTGCTGAGGCCTGGGCTCGCCTGGACCACAAGTTTGACCTGATGTATGCCAAGCGTGCCTTTGTTCACTGGTACGTGGGTGAGGGGATGGAGGAAGGAGAGTTTTCTGAGGCCCGTGAGGACATGGCTGCCCTTGAGAAGGATTACGAGGAGGTTGGAGCAGATAGTGGTGAGGGAGAAGATGAGGGTGAAGAATATTAA
- the LOC143691779 gene encoding tubulin alpha-1C chain isoform X1 has product MRECISIHVGQAGVQIGNACWELYCLEHGIQPDGQMPSDKTIGGGDDSFNTFFSETGAGKHVPRAVFVDLEPTVIDEVRTGTYRQLFHPEQLITGKEDAANNYARGHYTIGKEIIDLVLDRIRKLADQCTGLQGFLVFHSFGGGTGSGFTSLLMERLSVDYGKKSKLEFSIYPAPQVSTAVVEPYNSILTTHTTLEHSDCAFMVDNEAIYDICRRNLDIERPTYTNLNRLISQIVSSITASLRFDGALNVDLTEFQTNLVPYPRIHFPLATYAPVISAEKAYHEQLTVAEITNACFEPANQMVKCDPRHGKYMACCLLYRGDVVPKDVNAAIATIKTKRTIQFVDWCPTGFKVGINYQPPTVVPGGDLAKVQRAVCMLSNTTAIAEAWARLDHKFDLMYAKRAFVHWYVGEGMEEGEFSEAREDMAALEKDYEEVGADSGEGEDEGEEY; this is encoded by the exons ATG CGTGAGTGCATCTCCATCCATGTCGGCCAGGCTGGTGTCCAGATTGGCAATGCCTGCTGGGAGCTCTACTGCCTGGAACACGGCATCCAGCCCGATGGCCAGATGCCAAGTGACAAGACCATTGGCGGAGGAGATGACTCCTTCAACACCTTCTTCAGTGAGACAGGCGCCGGCAAGCATGTGCCCAGGGCAGTGTTTGTAGATCTGGAACCCACGGTcattg aTGAAGTCCGCACTGGCACCTACCGCCAGCTCTTCCACCCTGAGCAGCTCATCACAGGCAAGGAAGATGCTGCCAATAACTATGCCCGTGGGCACTACACCATTGGCAAGGAGATCATTGACCTGGTTCTGGACAGAATTCGTAAGCTG GCTGACCAGTGCACAGGTCTTCAGGGCTTCTTGGTTTTCCACAGCTTTGGTGGGGGAACCGGTTCTGGGTTCACCTCCCTGCTGATGGAACGTCTCTCTGTCGATTACGGCAAGAAGTCCAAATTGGAGTTCTCCATTTACCCAGCCCCCCAGGTCTCCACGGCTGTAGTTGAGCCCTACAACTCCATCCTCACCACCCACACCACCCTAGAGCACTCAGATTGTGCCTTCATGGTAGACAATGAGGCCATCTATGACATCTGTCGTAGGAACCTTGATATCGAGCGCCCAACCTACACCAATCTTAATCGCCTTATTAGCCAGATCGTGTCCTCCATCACTGCTTCCCTCAGGTTTGATGGTGCCCTGAATGTGGATCTGACAGAATTCCAGACCAACCTGGTTCCCTATCCCCGCATCCACTTTCCTCTGGCCACATATGCCCCCGTCATCTCTGCTGAGAAAGCCTACCATGAACAGCTTACTGTAGCAGAGATTACCAATGCTTGCTTTGAGCCAGCCAACCAGATGgtgaaatgtgaccctcgccACGGTAAATACATGGCTTGCTGCCTGCTGTACCGTGGTGACGTGGTTCCCAAAGACGTCAATGCTGCCATTGCCACCATCAAGACCAAGCGCACCATCCAGTTTGTGGATTGGTGTCCCACTGGCTTCAAGGTTGGCATTAATTACCAGCCTCCCACTGTGGTACCTGGTGGTGACCTGGCCAAGGTCCAGCGAGCTGTGTGCATGCTGAGCAACACCACAGCCATTGCTGAGGCCTGGGCTCGCCTGGACCACAAGTTTGACCTGATGTATGCCAAGCGTGCCTTTGTTCACTGGTACGTGGGTGAGGGGATGGAGGAAGGAGAGTTTTCTGAGGCCCGTGAGGACATGGCTGCCCTTGAGAAGGATTACGAGGAGGTTGGAGCAGATAGTGGTGAGGGAGAAGATGAGGGTGAAGAATATTAA